GCTGAACATGGCTCCCGGCGAGTAGTGCGGGTGGTTGGCGACAGCGGACATGGATGGAGAGACCTGGACAGAAGTGTTTGTTCCAGTGGAAACCTCAGCACAGTTTGAGGAGTAGGGGTTAGAGTGGTTGTGGGGGGAATGTGGGGTACCTGGTTCCTTTGGCGGGATGGGCAGAGTTGGAGACGTTGTTTGTGGGCTTGTAATGCCATTCGCTGCGACCGCTGCGGCCGCCGCACCGTTAAAGAAATGTGCAGAAGCGGCAGCAGCAGCGTTCATGCCTGCAGTATCAAACCCCATTAAGTTGGGTCGGTGGTGTGAAGGCGGGGGCATGGCCCCGTGGGGCATGCCTCCTGCCCCAAACATCTCGTGCGGGGGGCCGTAACCTTGATGTCCGATTAAACCGGGCCCGCCACCGAAAATGCCATATGGTTTTAAAGCTTGACACTTTCTTCTGAACCCGCGAGGTCTTCTGCGAAACGAGCCTTCCTCGAACATGAATTCGCTGGCAGGATCGATCGTCCAGTAGTGACCTTTACCAGGCCTGCCGAGACCTTTcggtaatttaataaaacactcGTTAAGCGAGAGATTGTGGCGGACGGAATTCTTCCAACCCTGGTATGCACCGCGGAAAAATTCGAAACGAGTTTGGAGAAAGTTGTAAATTTCGCTCAGCGTCAACTTCTTCGCTGGGGAACTCTGTATCGCCATAACTATGAGAGCAATGTAAGAGTACGGTGGTTTCTCTGGTCGCCTGTGTCCAAGTGCTCCTCCGTTATCTTGCTTCTTCCCACCTGATCCATTCGTGCTGTCACTTCCTTCCTCTTCTGTGCTCGGAGGAGTCTCGGGTGCTCCGGACACTGCTCCGATGCTCAAGTTGTGCTCTACAGCTAAGTCAGCGTTGCTCCCATCCGACATTGCTGATGTGTTGCCATCCATTACTCCCTCTgcgctgttgttgttgtttgcgTTCTCGTTCCTTAACTCTTCCATTGCTGGAACCGCTTCCCCGTTTGGCGATCTTTGTATATGCGAATGGTGGAGTGGCTGAAGAGGCGCGTTCAGCGCTGGCTCACTGCTGTTTGGCCTGGCCGGCATCTCACCTTTGTTGACTTGTTGGAGGCATTGAAGAACGTGGGAGTTTGGTTGTATCTGAAACGGTTGAGGATGCGGCATCTGGTGATGGTGCGGCGGTTGCTCAATGCTGTGGGAATGCTGTAGCTGTGGTTGATGGTGGTTGCCGAGACTGTACTGGTGCGGCAGAACTGGTAGAGACCTTTGCTGGCTAAGTTGTGGGTGACCGACCCGTTGTGGCGTGTGGTTCAAACGACCTTGATAGACATCAACAGGACTCAAGACACGACCAGGGTGGTGTCCTGTCACTTCCATACTTCAATAACTGATGTTGTAAAACTGGTcttgtaataatttaaaagcgCTTAAAAgaaatcttttaaataaagaacacaggttaaaattataaatactcctaaatacttaataaaatattttgtatttagcAAAAATAAGAACGCTTGCTTTCTCTGTTCTTATTTAAATAGCAGACAGATTACATCAGGCAAACAAAACAGTCTTAGGCCAACCGCTACATCAGAGTTTTATAAACAGCAAACAAACCGAATCGctcaaacattaaacaacttcAGCGCGTAGTAAACAGTTCTGTCTATCACGTCTTGATGCTACAAACGTTTCTCCAAGTTTACTTTCAAAATAAACTCtgtctgtattttaaaataaacaatccaAGATGGCTCAGTAAGAATAGCTCCAAGTTCTAAATCTAGTcgctgtatttatttttaacacgcCTTGATCGTGTGAAACTGGCACGACAAAAATATATCtccttatattttatatgtatatgttatatttagtACAAACTCGTGATTTTTGTCTAAGGATAACTTtaagcatatttttattttagtttaagttTTACCAAAACGCCGTAAAGGGGCATGGCTTGTAAACCGAAATACCTCGAATAGAATCGGCAACCTTTACGACTCGTAATTTTGCTATAAACTTGTTGACTTAATTCGTGAATAATCCCCATAAACGAAGCTACACATTTACTGCGCCGACGACTGACTGAATGGCGAAAGTTGCTACTTCTTAACGGCTCTTTATTAAGTATAATTGCTACCTCGCCCGCGGCGGAGCGGCGACCACCTCGGTAATTAATTAAAGCGCTGCTCTCTCGAACGCGATCCATTCGGAAACAATTACCTTTTCGTCCACGCTGGTCTCGCTTATACAACGCCAGGCCGGTGATTCGTACTACGTATATATAAGGGGCTCAGCGGACATCCTATGTTTCTACGTAAAAAAGCCAAGTGCTAATTTGCGAATCCTGATCTTCTTATCTCGTTCGACCCTGATTCTAGTAAGCCTTTCCCATTTCCAGGTCCTGTCCATCGCTCGGTTTTACCCGAATCGTCAAATCGAAATGAGGTTAGCCCTGCTCGACGCCAGCACTTAACGAAAGATACAACGCATACACTTTCCATTAATACGCGCGCTTGAATAAGTAGACCAGTCCAGCAACCCGGAACAATTTTCGAACGAAAAAGTTCCAGACAAGTATAACACCACATTCGAGTAGGGAAATACCGCGCTAAGTAAAAACCATTAGTTGTAGGTTTATTCACGCTTTCTGCTGCAATGGCTTTGGTAGGTCGGGCATAATAGCAACGTTTTTAGGCAGTACATCGAAAGGCAGGCCCAGACAGCCTGTATAAGCCCCTGCGGAACTATATGTCGCCGACTTTCTCGCTTACACAAGGGGAGCATGGAAAGCAGGCTTGGTGCTCACAGAAGCCTAACCTTACTGAGCTTATATACGTCCGACCACCCGCGCTACAAAATGCCTACAAATTTAGGTAAAAACCCAGTGCAACGAAGTGTAAGCGACAGCAGCCAAATTATCTGGATTTTTATCGCAACATTTTTAGAgctttaaaaagtaattaaatttttgctGCGGCTCTGTTACAATGTACACATTTCAGCAAACTTCAGTTATATATTACACATATTGCAcccaaaaaacatttaccaaaCATACTCCTGCTAAGTACCGGGCCTTTGGCGAACGGAAGCTGGTTTACTGAGCCTTTATATCTAACTCACGACCCAACCCTTTTATTCCCGGCGGAAACACTTTGCATGAATTTGTTTACCAACATGCCACCCCGCCTTTGCATTAACCTCTAGCAGCCGGCACTCCCCGCTAATCCAGCAACCCTGCGACTGCTCAGCCTTCCACGACACCGACTGAACGTTAGACTTGCACCCGGTCGACTCCGCGGTAGCCGCGTCAAGTGTGCGAGTCGCGAAAGTCCATTTTTTCGTCGCTTTTTCGCGCGGACGCCCGAGAGCCCAAAGCTGTAACGCCCCGTTCTCTAAATACCTCCACCTTCGTGCACTTTCGccgaaaatataaaactcacGTTTTTTGACCTAAATTTAAACCCATATCCAATACgcgattttaaatttattttgccgACGTTTAGCATCAAGCCGCCATTTTCGTGACAAAATTTTACCGACAACCCAAGTTTTGCCTGAATTTTAATCCATTGCCACAGTTATTCGTGTAAGAATGTTAACTGATAGAATCATTAACATTAAAGCATTGTAGTTTCACCAGTCTATACAAGAATACAACATCAATAATAACCTTGTACCAGCAACTGTTACTTTacaatttttgaatttgtaaaaatggcTTCACAATTTTTGAATTGTACCAAATAATGTGCCGATTTTcattataaattgttaaatacatCGACACTTTGCAAACTACCACCAGTAATACATTTTCCGTCGTCACCATTTTGCATCGGCCATATATGTGCGTAACGCTATTTTATTACGACGAAAAGcgtttcagttttatttttaaacgtaTTTGAAGCGAAAAATCTACACACCTAAAAAGTTACTTGCATTTTACTCCAATGATTTTTATATAGAGTCTTTAACCAAATTTATAATACCGCTGTTAGGGTAAAATTGAatatcgttagcacataataaccccGTTTCCTACAcgagttttaaaatttaacaacgaacttttagagtcgtaaagATAACTAGTTTTACCAACCAACATCGCCGTGAGGATTCGGTACATAAATATACATGTAAATGatctttattttatactaaatataaaaagagaataaaaacataaaccatcttaccctataaCCTAAAAATATCGCCCAGTCAGTAAAATCCGCTATCTTTATCTATTGATCTTCCGCCTCTACATAAAATCCTACCCCTAACTTCGACATAATTATTAGGCGGTGTGTTTTACGTCCACGACGATGGACATTGGGCATGTTTGTTGCGTCATAGTCAGTTGATAAACGTAGTGCGATCAAAGCGACACTCGCTATCTCTTTGTGGCGGACGTATTAAGATCCCATAATTCACACCACGACAGTCGTGCAAAGCTTCACATTATGTACCTAGTTCTTCAACTTATAAGCTGCTTATTCCATCATCGGCATGTGAGAATGCACAAAGTGTATACACGGCGAGGGATCTGCCTTTTCGCGGCCACATCTTAGACCTGTAGTACCGGTTTCGTGCATTCCGCGCCCCATAAGCCGATTTTGGGGCACCcagttgtttattgttgtcTGTCCAATCTCGCAATATGCTACCACGAATCTTTTTTACATTACCCGAAACTTACATTACCACAAAAATTAGCAGTTCGAATGCGATGTAAGCCAGTAATTCACAACTTTTTTGGGGAGAAATGTCGTTAGATACTAAAACCTAACGTCGCATTTAACCTAGGTTACACAGTATTCCACCATGGTAGTATTTAACAGTAACGCCTTCACTTCAAAACGTATACAAGAATCGCTAAAACCCTTGTATCCTTTATGTTCAACTACCAAGCCACCTGTGTACCAcagtatattgtatatatagttcaataaattataaacaatttcCAATTCGTTCTAACGTTCCGAACTTCCTCAACATCCCGGATGTAAGTTAGGATTTGGAAAACACCATGACTCTATACTCGTTACAGTATCATGTTACCTGGACCACACTGAAGTGGCCAGTCAGCTATAAAGACTAAGCCGGGAAAATCGCTTGTCCTTTTGTGCGGCCAATGCGAGTAATTGACAATTGACCACTTTCCGCTCTTCTGAAATTTTATCTCGAAGGGAACTGTACAGACGTAATctgttgttttagttatttgtTGCTTTTGTGCTGCGTACAGTTATTGTACAAGTCTTTTAAATGCAGAGAAactacaacttttttaaaaatctatgcACATATATAGCTGATTAGGTTGTTAAGTTATATGTAtaaaggtgttttaaaaatgggtTAAGGATTCTAAAACGTATATAGTAATGCCGGGAAAGgcggctttataattctttgaaagttctttgtttactaccaaatgggacgagaaaatagaatgaaaagtgttccatctttctcCACTCTAATATATATCACCATTGCTCAGATATTAACGGTTTAACGCACGACAcagtattattattttttaacaaagctGTACTTTTAATAAtccagaaaaagaaaaatcatttTCATTTAACTCAAAGCAATTTTACTGAAAAAGCGAGCATATAGTAATAAATCACAGAGTCTATACTGAAACGGTGCAGGTGGTCAGACATATATACAACAAGTCAGTACAAGTTGTCAATTCTCTTCGTAATCAGCCCTTACCTTACCACCGCTCCCCATAATTTGGTAACGTGAtactatgacgtaactatAGCGCCTCTGAATCGGAGGCTACTGTTGAATGAACAGGATTTCAGGCTAAATTATGTCGCCGATGAATTACGACATCTGGCTAAATTTAGCCCTTCCAGGTATACGGCGATTGCTCAGTCTATGAGACGCGGCATATTGCCGTAATATTTACGTCGCACGGTAAAGATAGGAAGCCCAGATTGTGCGAAAATCGGTCTCGTAAAATAAATACTGGGGGTAAAGGCAATCCACACGAAACGCGCTAGGCGTCGAGTGCAGGTTACTCATAACGCGTGGCTCTATTGCGCTACCAAAACTACACCCGATTACAATCTaataacaaaaactaaatCGTTGTTTGTTGACAGCTATGTAGTGTTGATACAACGACAACGACGAATCAAAGCCGGGGTTCAAAAATAGCCGTtgattcatattttaataacttgttttCTTCCCACGCCAACTGTATTTGAACCCGGAACCTCTAGGTTGACATCATCGGCTTTGTTGTAATTACGTGACTCAATCAATTGAACACAAGGTCGAATAAATGTTACAACCGCACATAAGAAATTGTTTTTCGGCGATTTCGaaaataataactaaatcGATTTCCGATTACACCTTAGTACTAAACCTCATATTTTAAAGAACACTAAATGTTTTTGCTCGATTATTTCAAATACCACAATCAATATGACGTAACGTTTTTTTACCTATACAATATAGGGATGTGGGGGTACCAAGGTACATGTTCAGAATTTTTTATCCTTCTATTCGGttgtaaataacaaatatttgcagaattttataaccgtacCCCCAAggacgttgttaattggtaaaaacacgaATAGGAAGTAAGAATATGATGTTCTAACGgcacccatcttacccccacagtAAAATACCATATACGGCTGAACCGCAGAAAGAAATGGCGACTGCTAAAAAAGATGATTAAAACACTCGGATAAATTCTGTTAAACGGCTTAACATTTGATTTGTTTCCAGCTACCAAAAATGCCATTTAAGGCAACctgttatttataacttatttgACCACAAcgagttttaaattgttggttttgacatttttatcaCTCATGTCTCCGAAGCCATTTTCCGTTTCTCCAGCCTATCTCGGCTTGCTTCTGTTTGTTTGACTGTAAACATGTTCAGTGCTCGcagaatttaatttaaaatcgaCTCTCACTATATCTTGCTCACAAGAAATTAGGCGGTAGGTTACTCTTGCGATTGCATAAAGCATTTCATAAACAAGCGGCATATAGGCAAAAGTCTATTTCGGCGATGCCGTTTATTTTGCGACAAACACACATATTGCTGTCGTAGGAAATACACTAGCACCGAGTTTTAAGACAATATTTGTACCCGAAGCAAACTGAAAGTATTAATTTTGTTGAGCAGCGaaccaaaaaacaatcaagcCACCGAAAGTCGTTATTTGTTATGAATTCTCTGCTCCGCCAACCGGAATTAATATTCTACGAATTCCTTATTTGCCTTTTTGGTTCCCATAATTTGGTTCCCATATTTTCTGGTGTATAGATGCGCTTCTGGCAGTAAAACGCgcttttgttttcatttatttgttttctcaAAACCCGCGCACAAACCGACGTGTTAAAACTCTCTAAATACGATTCGTTCTTCAGTTCAATTACTGGACAATTAATGCTTTTGCGTCGCGCGATTCCAGTCATAATTAAAGAAGTTGATTACCGGTTTGCAACAATTGTTCGCGGACAATcgacgattgtgacgtaacaattcgGAAACGAAAGCACGTTTCTCAATTTCCGTGATCTTCTCGTCGAATTAAATTTCCGAATGACCAGTTTTGTGCTGTACAAACTAGTTTAAACCGGTATAGTAAGCTCAATAAAACAATCTACATTTTGTTGGCCTGTCTTGATGCAAAATGCAATAATTTCTTCAGAAAAAAACGCGTAgctatatttttacaaatcgGCTACAATAGTTCTACATCCAAACTTGCAGTATTAGGAAGAATAAGAAACAGTTGAATAAAGACTACACGTGAGCTGAGGCTATATAACGAGCGATATACTGCTTCCTCTGCTATAATTATACATCTATATTAATATCGGTCACTGCTTATTTACTACTCTACCTATAGGGGAGGTTAACACATCACGATCTTCTACCCTCACTTCTCGACATGTACTGCACAAAAATAGCCGAACTAAAGATTACCCGATTGCTGATGAAACCTCAACTAATGGGTAAGAACAAAATGCGCATGCATCTAGCTTCTTGCGCGATTAAATGAGTTTTTATTGTTCTTTTACGCGTAGCTCGTTGCGGAGGGTTGCGGGGCTTACATTTACTCCCTATAATGTTATGTATACATTCCGTGTTATTATTTCATGCGCGGCGTATACCCGTGGCAAGCAAGACAGACTCGCATCGGACAGCACTTAAGCTTAATCCCATCCCGTTGCTGTTCCCCGGTGCCTTGGATTCTTCGAATGTTGCTTCGTTTAAGCGGCGATCGCGGCAAGGAGGATTGTTCGCCTTAATCCCCCGTCTCCGCAACAGCGACTTTGGCATTTATGAGCTGCTTTCCAAAACACCAAGACTTACAGAGGCAGATGCTAAGCGAGTCTTAAACCCAACGAACTCGATAATACAGCCTACACCTCAAGGTAATTAAGTGCCCGGTGCTCATGTGTGCTGCTTTACACTCAACGATCAGGTTTTGCATTACCATTCTAAGTACAGAAATCCAAAATACCGTTCAAGTGCCAgcaaattaaacagaaaaaagaaaaacacatttttcaattgttttagTTTCGTTTATTTTCCAATATTTATACAGACGGGGTTGCTCATAAAGAAAATGTAACGGTTGCTGTTAAAATGTTCGCTGCcatttttattacataatcATTTCGACTGCAGAAGGCCaagtatttatattgtatgatACATACCCGCTAACGGAAAATTTTGGAAAGCAAATACAAATACCGCAGTGCGTTACTTCGGCTTAAACGGCGGTTGATTTTATTAGGGTGATTTTGAAGGACTTAGAAGGATTTGAGGGTCTTACTTTGCGGTCGTGTCTTGCTTGGGTTTAATTGTTTCACTGTCGTTGAGAAATAGCGTTTTGACGATTATTAAATAACTCGCCGACCGCTCTCGACTCAATAGAAGATTAAGCAAGTTCGTACCATGTACCAGAAACAGCGGAAGACCGCGGCGCGATGTTGCCACAACAGCGTCGGAGCCGTCGCCATTTTGTGACCTCGCTCAAAAGGTTCGCGCCGGCGCCTGCAAATAATGCTCGGAGCCGGATATGGATCGGATAGTACGTGTATGAAAGGCACGCCCAGGCATCGGTGTATTAACGCACATGCTAAAGTTGCAAGCGATTATGTTGATCGTGATTGATTGCAAATCCGTGACCGCAGCACTCTCAAACTATAAGTTTTATCCGATCAAGAATTCTCCGTCGAATTCTTGTCGAACGGGCACTGGGGTTTGGGTAATTAATAAACGATATTGCCTAATGCAAAAATTGGCAAAGTTAAAATCTGCAGCCGATCCAGTTCAAATTGTTGCAGTCAATTACCGAGCTCCGGAAATCCCTCTGCTTCTAAAAATCATCCACTGGGTTGTGTTATGTTGAGTGATACGCATCTGCAAAGTATACCTCGTTAGCCGCGACGCAGGGCACTGACAGCCGTAATTTTCCTCTCTTTATCGAATCGACCACTTTCTCACAACGGCTATCAGGGTTTCACTTAAATGCGGCGAGCGCTTATGGGCGCTGCCAAACGCTGGGCTTTTAATTGCATCGCTCTCTTTAGATTTtatgagttttttttatcagatTTGCGAATTTTCCGAGAACTACTATCGGAGAAACTATTAgggtttaaaacttaaaagttaATGCAAAAACTTGCTCGGTTATCTTCTTGTTTACTTACGTAAATCTCAGTCTATAAATACTTTCTTCGAAGCCTGTTTCACAATCATTTTTTTGGCTTGGTAGGGAACCGGTTGATTTTATTCATACCTGAAGAAACcgattttatttatagtagaatgggggaggatgggacaccgtttcattctatttttcgttaCATtcagcagtaaacaaagaacattcaaagaattataaaaccgtatccccacgaatTTTATATTGACCGGTTTTTATTGCATAAatacgatcaggttatttggatactatagtaggtcgggggaagatggtacaccttatCATTCGACTTTCTCGCCctgtttagtagtaaacaaagaacatacacaGAATTCTAAAAGCGCATCTTCATGACtgccatagatcgttgttaattgtttaaaacacgattaggatatttggatatcatgtgctaaaggtgtcccatcttccccaccctaccatatgttttaaaagtgtcccgtgttcccccaacctaccataTGTAATTGCACGAACTCGTGGTTATTTCTGCGATGCGTACCGTTAGCAGATTTAATATAACCGATATAATTAAAAACTCTCGAGTCGTTAAAACAGCAATTAAACTGTTTGGGTATTTTTTTCTATCAACTGGGACTATAAAAGACAACGAAAATATTACCTCAGCTTAATGGGGGTATTAGGTGCTAatagtatcccatcttacaccaaAGTAATATATAGATGTTTTTCACATCATAGGATTATTTTTCGAATAAGATTTTTTCCCGAAGTAATTGCTCGATCACGCGACGTGTTATTGGCAGCCACGGTGCTGGTAGCGCGGCTTTTAGAAAGTTTGGTCACATTTTTCGCCGCCGTGTCTTGCAGAAGATTGTCATCGCAGTACTGACACGTAACTGGGCGACCCCTTACTAGATCCGAGCATCTCTAGCAGTGAAGAGAATAGCGTACTGCTATAATTAGCGAGCGACGCGAATGCTCACCGTAAACACGAACCAGCTGTTTCATGTTTAGATAAAAACATGCTCCCCGTGGTAAAAAACGCAGTGTTTACCTGAACATTAGTATTTTCTGTTGTTGCAGAATCATTCGTTAAAAAACAGGGCTTGCAAAAACTTTTGGAAGGGCTTTCAAAGTATCGCGAACCCGCCATTAGTCTGCTGCTATTTTTGATGTTAATATTTGCAGATAATTGCCCAATTTTTAATCCAAAACTTTGTAGATATGATTTTGTGTTGGTTTTGTACTCGAGTATAGCAAATGCCGCATTTTGCAGCACTGGCCTTCAGTTCTGCGTCTGTTCAATTCGACAATTTTCTCTCCCTTATCCATCATCTATCAGAATAAGTTCGAAGCCTGGAGGCAAATTTGGCCTTGGCCTCCAATCAAAACCCGTAGAATGAGTCCCACCTCACAAACTAAATGCGTTTTATTTcacactttattatttttttccttggCTTGCATGCGGTGTTTGCGGTATTAGAACAAAAttctttttagtttgtttacttATTAAGGCGTATAGTTGCCGTGATATGAATCTAAACaagtttggttttaaacagaAGAGCTCCTGTACCGGCAATGCTTCCTATTTCAAATAGCGCATCATTTTTATTAAGAGCACGCGAAGATTTGTGACATTTCTGCAGTCGTCGCAGAAATAAATTTCGTCTGAATAATGCAAGGTGTTAGCACGACAACCACTTTTCTcgataaatgaattaaaaatttatttcaattaccGTCATCTACAGTGTTAAATATAACACACCTTCATTTGTTGGTCTGCTAAACTAGATGCTGTACAGTGCAAAAATACCACATACATTTTTCTATTGTATCTTCCTTCACgttaac
The DNA window shown above is from Ciona intestinalis chromosome 3, KH, whole genome shotgun sequence and carries:
- the foxf gene encoding transcription factor protein (The RefSeq protein has 2 substitutions compared to this genomic sequence), giving the protein MEVTGHHPGRVLSPVDVYQGRLNHTPQRVGHPQLSQQRSLPVLPHQYSLGNHHQPQLQHSHSIEQPPHHHQMPHPQPFQIQPNSHVLQCLQQVNKGEMPARPNSSEPALNAPLQPLHHSHIQRSPNGEAVPAMEELRNENANNNNSAEGVMDGNTSAMSDGSNADLAVEHNLSIGAVSGAPETPPSTEEEGSDSTNGSGGKKQDNGGALGHRRPEKPPYSYIALIVMAIQSSPAKKLTLSEIYNFLQTRFEFFRGAYQGWKNSVRHNLSLNECFIKLPKGLGRPGKGHYWTIDPASEFMFEEGSFRRRPRGFRRKCQALKPYGIFGGGPGLIGHQGYGPPHEMFGAGGMPHGAMPPPSHHRPNLMGFDTAGMNAAAAASAHFFNGAAAAAVAANGITSPQTTSPTLPIPPKEPGTPHSPHNHSNPYSSNCAEVSTGTNTSVQVSPSMSAVANHPHYSPGAMFSWPGATSQSHGTYMRQNPPTPNGIPDPHTHAMMNGNVNGSVGQRMEYHHPFYATSRDSHLAYEAPTMKFKTECAMDPYSTNGMDRKPYPAMPTPIPVASGYSNGYYDTKSCAM